In one Solanum lycopersicum chromosome 11, SLM_r2.1 genomic region, the following are encoded:
- the LOC101245025 gene encoding AP-2 complex subunit alpha-1-like isoform X3, with translation MAQLLDERDLGVVTSSMSLLVALVSNNHEEYWSCLPKCVKVLERLSRNQDVPQEYTYYGIPSPWLQVKAMRALQYFPTIEDPDTRRSLFEVLQRILMGTDVVKNVNKNNASHAVLFEALALVMHLDAEKEMMSQCVALLGKFIAVREPNIRYLGLENMTRMLMVTDVQDIIKRHQAQIITSLKDPDISIRRRALDLLYGMCDVSNAKDIVEELLQYLSTAEFVMREELSLKIAILAEKFAPDLSWYVDVILQLIDKAGDFVSDDIWFRVVQFVTNNEDLQPYAALKAREYLDKPAIHETMVKVSAYILGEYSHLLARRPGCSPKEIFSIIHEKFPTVTTSTIPILLSTYAKILMHTQPPDPELQNQIWAIFRKYEGCIDVEIQQRAVEYFELSKKGAALMDILSEMPKFPERQSSLIKKAEDTETDTADQSAIKLRAQQQNSNALVVTDQHHANGTPPVNQLGPVKVPSTSNVDCDSVDQREAQSNGTLTIVDPQPPSSASPDLLGDLLSPLAIEGPHSAENQSNHSLSAGVEGAAIVEEALALAPIEEQMNTIQPIGSIAERFHALCFKDSGVLYEDPYIQIGSKADWRAHHGRLVLFLGNKNTAPLASVQAIILSPSHLRTELSLVPETIPPRAQVQCPLEVVNLRPSRDVAVLDFSYKFGTHLVNVKLRLPAVLNKFFQPITVAAEEFFPQWRSLSGPPLKLQEVVRGVRPMALLEMANLFNSFQLIVCPGLDPNPNNLVASTTFYSESTRAMLCLVRIETDPADRTQLRMTVASGDPALTFELKEFVKEQLVSIPTAARAAAPPVPPQPQPTSPPPPTSDPGALLAGLL, from the exons ATGGCACAACTGCTAGATGAACGAGATTTAGGTGTTGTGACATCTTCCATGAGCCTTCTAGTTGCATTAGTGTCAAATAACCACGAAGAATATTGGAGTTGTCTTCCCAAATGTGTTAAAGTATTGGAAAGGCTTTCAAGGAACCAAGACGTACCACAAGAATATACCTACTATGGGATTCCATCTCCATGGCTGCAG gTAAAGGCTATGAGGGCTCTACAATATTTTCCTACTATTGAGGATCCAGATACTAGAAGATCATTGTTTGAG gttttgCAACGGATATTGATGGGAACCGATGTGGTGAAAAATGTGAACAAGAACAATGCGTCACATGCTGTCCTCTTTGAAGCGCTTGCTCTT GTCATGCATCTTGATGCCGAAAAAGAGATGATGTCTCAGTGTGTTGCATTGCTTGGGAAATTCATTGCTGTACGTGAGCCAAATATTCGCTATCTTGGTTTG GAAAATATGACTCGGATGTTGATGGTTACAGATGTACAGGACATCATTAAAAGACATCAAGCACAGATTATTACCTCACTGAAGGATCCTGATATCAG TATAAGGAGACGTGCGCTTGATTTACTATATGGAATGTGTGATGTTTCAAATGCAAAAGACATAGTGGAAGAACTGTTGCAG TATCTTAGTACAGCAGAGTTCGTGATGCGTGAAGAACTGTCGCTCAAAATTGCAATTCTTGCAGAGAAATTTGCTCCTGATTTGTCATG GTATGTAGATGTCATCCTTCAATTAATTGACAAGGCTGGTGATTTCGTCAGTGATGACATTTGGTTCCGTGTTGTGCAATTTGTTACAAACAATGAAGATCTACAG CCTTATGCAGCTTTGAAGGCCAGAGAATATCTTGATAAACCCGCCATTCATGAAACGATGGTCAAG GTCAGTGCATATATCCTTGGAGAATACAGCCATCTTCTGGCCAGAAGGCCTGGATGTAGTCCAAAGGAAATCTTTAGTATCATTCATGAGAAGTTCCCTACTGTTAC GACTTCAACAATTCCTATTCTTCTGTCAACATATGCTAAGATCTTGATGCATACACAGCCACCAGATCCGGAGCTACAGAATCAGATTTGGGCAATATTCAGGAA GTATGAAGGCTGCATCGATGTAGAGATACAGCAACGGGCTGTGGAATACTTCGAGTTGAGTAAGAAAGGTGCAGCTTTAATGGACATCTTATCTGAAATGCCAAAGTTCCCTGAGCGACAG TCGTCACTGATAAAAAAAGCTGAGGATACTGAGACTGATACCGCTGACCAAAGTGCAATCAAGTTGCGTGCACAACAGCAAAATTCTAATGCTTTAGTAGTGACAGACCAACACCATGCTAATGGAACTCCACCAGTCAACCAGTTAGGTCCAGTAAAAGTTCCAAGCACgagcaatgtg GATTGTGACTCAGTGGATCAAAGGGAGGCTCAGTCAAATGGAACTTTGACCATTGTGGATCCTCAACCCCCTTCAAGCGCTTCGCCTGATCTCCTGGGTGATCTTTTAAGTCCTCTGGCTATTGAGGGCCCTCACTCTGCTGAGAACCAATCTAACCATAGTTTAAGTGCTGGTGTTGAAGGTGCTGCAATTGTGGAGGAGGCGCTAGCACTTGCACCTATTGAAGAACAGATGAACACCATCCAG CCAATAGGAAGCATTGCAGAAAGGTTTCATGCCTTGTGCTTTAAAGATAGTGGTGTACTATATGAGGATCCATACATTCAG ATTGGCTCAAAAGCAGATTGGCGGGCACATCATGGACGACTTGTCCTGTTCTTGGGAAATAAGAATACGGCTCCGCTTGCTTCAGTGCAGGCTATAATATTGTCTCCATCTCATTTGAGGACGGAACTATCATTAGTACCTGAGACTATTCCACCACGTGCACAG GTTCAATGCCCACTTGAAGTTGTTAACCTACGTCCAAGTAGGGATGTCGCTGTTCTTGACTTCTCATACAAGTTCGGAACTCATTTG GTTAATGTCAAACTTCGCCTCCCTGCTGTCTTGAATAAGTTTTTCCAGCCTATCACAGTAGCTGCAGAAGAATTTTTCCCACAATGGAGATCACTATCTGGACCACCATTGAAGCTCCAAGAAGTG GTTAGAGGTGTAAGACCAATGGCACTTCTTGAAATGGCAAACTTGTTCAATAGTTTCCAGTTGATTGTTTGTCCTGGACTT GATCCAAATCCAAATAATTTGGTTGCTAGCACAACTTTCTATTCAGAGAGTACGCGAGCCATGTTGTGTTTG GTTAGAATAGAAACAGATCCAGCTGATAGAACTCAACTGCGTATGACAGTTGCTTCTGGAGATCCTGCACTGACATTCGA GTTGAAGGAGTTCGTTAAAGAACAATTGGTTAGTATCCCTACAGCTGCTCGGGCAGCAGCACCACCTGTACCTCCACAACCTCAGCCAACAAGTCCACCACCGCCAACATCAGATCCTGGAGCATTGCTTGCTGGTTTGCTATAA
- the LOC101245025 gene encoding AP-2 complex subunit alpha-1-like isoform X1, protein MALSGMRGLSVFISDVRNCQNKEQERLRVDKELGNIRTRFKNEKGLTPYEKKKYVWKMLYIHMLGYDVDFGHMEAVSLISAPKYPEKQVGYIVTSCLLNENHDFLRLAINTVRNDIVGRNETFQCLALTLVGNIGGREFAESLAPDVQKLLISSSCRPLVRKKAALCLVRLFRKNPDVMNVDSWSDRMAQLLDERDLGVVTSSMSLLVALVSNNHEEYWSCLPKCVKVLERLSRNQDVPQEYTYYGIPSPWLQVKAMRALQYFPTIEDPDTRRSLFEVLQRILMGTDVVKNVNKNNASHAVLFEALALVMHLDAEKEMMSQCVALLGKFIAVREPNIRYLGLENMTRMLMVTDVQDIIKRHQAQIITSLKDPDISIRRRALDLLYGMCDVSNAKDIVEELLQYLSTAEFVMREELSLKIAILAEKFAPDLSWYVDVILQLIDKAGDFVSDDIWFRVVQFVTNNEDLQPYAALKAREYLDKPAIHETMVKVSAYILGEYSHLLARRPGCSPKEIFSIIHEKFPTVTTSTIPILLSTYAKILMHTQPPDPELQNQIWAIFRKYEGCIDVEIQQRAVEYFELSKKGAALMDILSEMPKFPERQSSLIKKAEDTETDTADQSAIKLRAQQQNSNALVVTDQHHANGTPPVNQLGPVKVPSTSNVDCDSVDQREAQSNGTLTIVDPQPPSSASPDLLGDLLSPLAIEGPHSAENQSNHSLSAGVEGAAIVEEALALAPIEEQMNTIQPIGSIAERFHALCFKDSGVLYEDPYIQIGSKADWRAHHGRLVLFLGNKNTAPLASVQAIILSPSHLRTELSLVPETIPPRAQVQCPLEVVNLRPSRDVAVLDFSYKFGTHLVNVKLRLPAVLNKFFQPITVAAEEFFPQWRSLSGPPLKLQEVVRGVRPMALLEMANLFNSFQLIVCPGLDPNPNNLVASTTFYSESTRAMLCLVRIETDPADRTQLRMTVASGDPALTFELKEFVKEQLVSIPTAARAAAPPVPPQPQPTSPPPPTSDPGALLAGLL, encoded by the exons GTTGGATATATAGTGACATCATGTTTGCTCAATGAGAATCATGATTTTTTGAGATTAGCAATTAATACTGTACGCAATGACATAGTCGGACGCAATGAGACTTTCCAGTGTCTAGCGTTGACATTG GTTGGAAATATCGGGGGGAGGGAATTTGCAGAATCTCTAGCTCCTGATGTTCAAAAGTTACTT ATATCAAGCAGTTGTAGGCCACTGGTGAGGAAGAAAGCTGCACTATGTCTCGTACGTCTTTTCAGGAAAAATCCTGATGTCATGAATGTAGATAGCTG GTCAGATCGGATGGCACAACTGCTAGATGAACGAGATTTAGGTGTTGTGACATCTTCCATGAGCCTTCTAGTTGCATTAGTGTCAAATAACCACGAAGAATATTGGAGTTGTCTTCCCAAATGTGTTAAAGTATTGGAAAGGCTTTCAAGGAACCAAGACGTACCACAAGAATATACCTACTATGGGATTCCATCTCCATGGCTGCAG gTAAAGGCTATGAGGGCTCTACAATATTTTCCTACTATTGAGGATCCAGATACTAGAAGATCATTGTTTGAG gttttgCAACGGATATTGATGGGAACCGATGTGGTGAAAAATGTGAACAAGAACAATGCGTCACATGCTGTCCTCTTTGAAGCGCTTGCTCTT GTCATGCATCTTGATGCCGAAAAAGAGATGATGTCTCAGTGTGTTGCATTGCTTGGGAAATTCATTGCTGTACGTGAGCCAAATATTCGCTATCTTGGTTTG GAAAATATGACTCGGATGTTGATGGTTACAGATGTACAGGACATCATTAAAAGACATCAAGCACAGATTATTACCTCACTGAAGGATCCTGATATCAG TATAAGGAGACGTGCGCTTGATTTACTATATGGAATGTGTGATGTTTCAAATGCAAAAGACATAGTGGAAGAACTGTTGCAG TATCTTAGTACAGCAGAGTTCGTGATGCGTGAAGAACTGTCGCTCAAAATTGCAATTCTTGCAGAGAAATTTGCTCCTGATTTGTCATG GTATGTAGATGTCATCCTTCAATTAATTGACAAGGCTGGTGATTTCGTCAGTGATGACATTTGGTTCCGTGTTGTGCAATTTGTTACAAACAATGAAGATCTACAG CCTTATGCAGCTTTGAAGGCCAGAGAATATCTTGATAAACCCGCCATTCATGAAACGATGGTCAAG GTCAGTGCATATATCCTTGGAGAATACAGCCATCTTCTGGCCAGAAGGCCTGGATGTAGTCCAAAGGAAATCTTTAGTATCATTCATGAGAAGTTCCCTACTGTTAC GACTTCAACAATTCCTATTCTTCTGTCAACATATGCTAAGATCTTGATGCATACACAGCCACCAGATCCGGAGCTACAGAATCAGATTTGGGCAATATTCAGGAA GTATGAAGGCTGCATCGATGTAGAGATACAGCAACGGGCTGTGGAATACTTCGAGTTGAGTAAGAAAGGTGCAGCTTTAATGGACATCTTATCTGAAATGCCAAAGTTCCCTGAGCGACAG TCGTCACTGATAAAAAAAGCTGAGGATACTGAGACTGATACCGCTGACCAAAGTGCAATCAAGTTGCGTGCACAACAGCAAAATTCTAATGCTTTAGTAGTGACAGACCAACACCATGCTAATGGAACTCCACCAGTCAACCAGTTAGGTCCAGTAAAAGTTCCAAGCACgagcaatgtg GATTGTGACTCAGTGGATCAAAGGGAGGCTCAGTCAAATGGAACTTTGACCATTGTGGATCCTCAACCCCCTTCAAGCGCTTCGCCTGATCTCCTGGGTGATCTTTTAAGTCCTCTGGCTATTGAGGGCCCTCACTCTGCTGAGAACCAATCTAACCATAGTTTAAGTGCTGGTGTTGAAGGTGCTGCAATTGTGGAGGAGGCGCTAGCACTTGCACCTATTGAAGAACAGATGAACACCATCCAG CCAATAGGAAGCATTGCAGAAAGGTTTCATGCCTTGTGCTTTAAAGATAGTGGTGTACTATATGAGGATCCATACATTCAG ATTGGCTCAAAAGCAGATTGGCGGGCACATCATGGACGACTTGTCCTGTTCTTGGGAAATAAGAATACGGCTCCGCTTGCTTCAGTGCAGGCTATAATATTGTCTCCATCTCATTTGAGGACGGAACTATCATTAGTACCTGAGACTATTCCACCACGTGCACAG GTTCAATGCCCACTTGAAGTTGTTAACCTACGTCCAAGTAGGGATGTCGCTGTTCTTGACTTCTCATACAAGTTCGGAACTCATTTG GTTAATGTCAAACTTCGCCTCCCTGCTGTCTTGAATAAGTTTTTCCAGCCTATCACAGTAGCTGCAGAAGAATTTTTCCCACAATGGAGATCACTATCTGGACCACCATTGAAGCTCCAAGAAGTG GTTAGAGGTGTAAGACCAATGGCACTTCTTGAAATGGCAAACTTGTTCAATAGTTTCCAGTTGATTGTTTGTCCTGGACTT GATCCAAATCCAAATAATTTGGTTGCTAGCACAACTTTCTATTCAGAGAGTACGCGAGCCATGTTGTGTTTG GTTAGAATAGAAACAGATCCAGCTGATAGAACTCAACTGCGTATGACAGTTGCTTCTGGAGATCCTGCACTGACATTCGA GTTGAAGGAGTTCGTTAAAGAACAATTGGTTAGTATCCCTACAGCTGCTCGGGCAGCAGCACCACCTGTACCTCCACAACCTCAGCCAACAAGTCCACCACCGCCAACATCAGATCCTGGAGCATTGCTTGCTGGTTTGCTATAA
- the LOC101245025 gene encoding AP-2 complex subunit alpha-1-like isoform X2 — translation MALSGMRGLSVFISSIRNCQNKELERLCVDKELGNLRTRFTNEKGLTPYEKKKYVWKMLYIHMLGYDVDFGHMEAVSLISAPKYPEKQVGYIVTSCLLNENHDFLRLAINTVRNDIVGRNETFQCLALTLVGNIGGREFAESLAPDVQKLLISSSCRPLVRKKAALCLVRLFRKNPDVMNVDSWSDRMAQLLDERDLGVVTSSMSLLVALVSNNHEEYWSCLPKCVKVLERLSRNQDVPQEYTYYGIPSPWLQVKAMRALQYFPTIEDPDTRRSLFEVLQRILMGTDVVKNVNKNNASHAVLFEALALVMHLDAEKEMMSQCVALLGKFIAVREPNIRYLGLENMTRMLMVTDVQDIIKRHQAQIITSLKDPDISIRRRALDLLYGMCDVSNAKDIVEELLQYLSTAEFVMREELSLKIAILAEKFAPDLSWYVDVILQLIDKAGDFVSDDIWFRVVQFVTNNEDLQPYAALKAREYLDKPAIHETMVKVSAYILGEYSHLLARRPGCSPKEIFSIIHEKFPTVTTSTIPILLSTYAKILMHTQPPDPELQNQIWAIFRKYEGCIDVEIQQRAVEYFELSKKGAALMDILSEMPKFPERQSSLIKKAEDTETDTADQSAIKLRAQQQNSNALVVTDQHHANGTPPVNQLGPVKVPSTSNVDCDSVDQREAQSNGTLTIVDPQPPSSASPDLLGDLLSPLAIEGPHSAENQSNHSLSAGVEGAAIVEEALALAPIEEQMNTIQPIGSIAERFHALCFKDSGVLYEDPYIQIGSKADWRAHHGRLVLFLGNKNTAPLASVQAIILSPSHLRTELSLVPETIPPRAQVQCPLEVVNLRPSRDVAVLDFSYKFGTHLVNVKLRLPAVLNKFFQPITVAAEEFFPQWRSLSGPPLKLQEVVRGVRPMALLEMANLFNSFQLIVCPGLDPNPNNLVASTTFYSESTRAMLCLVRIETDPADRTQLRMTVASGDPALTFELKEFVKEQLVSIPTAARAAAPPVPPQPQPTSPPPPTSDPGALLAGLL, via the exons GTTGGATATATAGTGACATCATGTTTGCTCAATGAGAATCATGATTTTTTGAGATTAGCAATTAATACTGTACGCAATGACATAGTCGGACGCAATGAGACTTTCCAGTGTCTAGCGTTGACATTG GTTGGAAATATCGGGGGGAGGGAATTTGCAGAATCTCTAGCTCCTGATGTTCAAAAGTTACTT ATATCAAGCAGTTGTAGGCCACTGGTGAGGAAGAAAGCTGCACTATGTCTCGTACGTCTTTTCAGGAAAAATCCTGATGTCATGAATGTAGATAGCTG GTCAGATCGGATGGCACAACTGCTAGATGAACGAGATTTAGGTGTTGTGACATCTTCCATGAGCCTTCTAGTTGCATTAGTGTCAAATAACCACGAAGAATATTGGAGTTGTCTTCCCAAATGTGTTAAAGTATTGGAAAGGCTTTCAAGGAACCAAGACGTACCACAAGAATATACCTACTATGGGATTCCATCTCCATGGCTGCAG gTAAAGGCTATGAGGGCTCTACAATATTTTCCTACTATTGAGGATCCAGATACTAGAAGATCATTGTTTGAG gttttgCAACGGATATTGATGGGAACCGATGTGGTGAAAAATGTGAACAAGAACAATGCGTCACATGCTGTCCTCTTTGAAGCGCTTGCTCTT GTCATGCATCTTGATGCCGAAAAAGAGATGATGTCTCAGTGTGTTGCATTGCTTGGGAAATTCATTGCTGTACGTGAGCCAAATATTCGCTATCTTGGTTTG GAAAATATGACTCGGATGTTGATGGTTACAGATGTACAGGACATCATTAAAAGACATCAAGCACAGATTATTACCTCACTGAAGGATCCTGATATCAG TATAAGGAGACGTGCGCTTGATTTACTATATGGAATGTGTGATGTTTCAAATGCAAAAGACATAGTGGAAGAACTGTTGCAG TATCTTAGTACAGCAGAGTTCGTGATGCGTGAAGAACTGTCGCTCAAAATTGCAATTCTTGCAGAGAAATTTGCTCCTGATTTGTCATG GTATGTAGATGTCATCCTTCAATTAATTGACAAGGCTGGTGATTTCGTCAGTGATGACATTTGGTTCCGTGTTGTGCAATTTGTTACAAACAATGAAGATCTACAG CCTTATGCAGCTTTGAAGGCCAGAGAATATCTTGATAAACCCGCCATTCATGAAACGATGGTCAAG GTCAGTGCATATATCCTTGGAGAATACAGCCATCTTCTGGCCAGAAGGCCTGGATGTAGTCCAAAGGAAATCTTTAGTATCATTCATGAGAAGTTCCCTACTGTTAC GACTTCAACAATTCCTATTCTTCTGTCAACATATGCTAAGATCTTGATGCATACACAGCCACCAGATCCGGAGCTACAGAATCAGATTTGGGCAATATTCAGGAA GTATGAAGGCTGCATCGATGTAGAGATACAGCAACGGGCTGTGGAATACTTCGAGTTGAGTAAGAAAGGTGCAGCTTTAATGGACATCTTATCTGAAATGCCAAAGTTCCCTGAGCGACAG TCGTCACTGATAAAAAAAGCTGAGGATACTGAGACTGATACCGCTGACCAAAGTGCAATCAAGTTGCGTGCACAACAGCAAAATTCTAATGCTTTAGTAGTGACAGACCAACACCATGCTAATGGAACTCCACCAGTCAACCAGTTAGGTCCAGTAAAAGTTCCAAGCACgagcaatgtg GATTGTGACTCAGTGGATCAAAGGGAGGCTCAGTCAAATGGAACTTTGACCATTGTGGATCCTCAACCCCCTTCAAGCGCTTCGCCTGATCTCCTGGGTGATCTTTTAAGTCCTCTGGCTATTGAGGGCCCTCACTCTGCTGAGAACCAATCTAACCATAGTTTAAGTGCTGGTGTTGAAGGTGCTGCAATTGTGGAGGAGGCGCTAGCACTTGCACCTATTGAAGAACAGATGAACACCATCCAG CCAATAGGAAGCATTGCAGAAAGGTTTCATGCCTTGTGCTTTAAAGATAGTGGTGTACTATATGAGGATCCATACATTCAG ATTGGCTCAAAAGCAGATTGGCGGGCACATCATGGACGACTTGTCCTGTTCTTGGGAAATAAGAATACGGCTCCGCTTGCTTCAGTGCAGGCTATAATATTGTCTCCATCTCATTTGAGGACGGAACTATCATTAGTACCTGAGACTATTCCACCACGTGCACAG GTTCAATGCCCACTTGAAGTTGTTAACCTACGTCCAAGTAGGGATGTCGCTGTTCTTGACTTCTCATACAAGTTCGGAACTCATTTG GTTAATGTCAAACTTCGCCTCCCTGCTGTCTTGAATAAGTTTTTCCAGCCTATCACAGTAGCTGCAGAAGAATTTTTCCCACAATGGAGATCACTATCTGGACCACCATTGAAGCTCCAAGAAGTG GTTAGAGGTGTAAGACCAATGGCACTTCTTGAAATGGCAAACTTGTTCAATAGTTTCCAGTTGATTGTTTGTCCTGGACTT GATCCAAATCCAAATAATTTGGTTGCTAGCACAACTTTCTATTCAGAGAGTACGCGAGCCATGTTGTGTTTG GTTAGAATAGAAACAGATCCAGCTGATAGAACTCAACTGCGTATGACAGTTGCTTCTGGAGATCCTGCACTGACATTCGA GTTGAAGGAGTTCGTTAAAGAACAATTGGTTAGTATCCCTACAGCTGCTCGGGCAGCAGCACCACCTGTACCTCCACAACCTCAGCCAACAAGTCCACCACCGCCAACATCAGATCCTGGAGCATTGCTTGCTGGTTTGCTATAA